One Streptomyces lincolnensis genomic region harbors:
- a CDS encoding S28 family serine protease translates to MRKALRWLLALTVLIGTLTTAGAATAAEPEATATTDIKEQLLSIPGMSLIQEKPYTGYRYFVLNYTQPVDHRHPSKGTFQQRITVLHKDVARPTVFFTSGYNVSTTPRRSEPTQIVDGNQVSLEYRFFTPSRPDPANWSKLDIWQAASDQHRVFKALKKIYAKNWISTGGSKGGMTATYYERFYPRDMDGVVAYVAPNDVVNHEDSAYDRFFATVGTKECRDRLNGVQREALVRREPLEKKYAAYAQENGLTFETIGSLDKAYEAVVLDYVWGFWQYSLLEGCGQIPADAKTATDDEIWSSVDTIVGFSAYADQGLEPYTPYYYQAGTQLGAPTIHFPHIEKQYIRYGYQPPRNFVPRDIPMRFQPSAMRDVDTWVRHNARHMLYVYGQNDPWGAEPFRVDKGAKDSYVLTAPGMNHGANVAGLDADEEAFATARILDWAGVSDTAVEQAKPLAKFDAKLDKRNVEREFTLRP, encoded by the coding sequence ATGCGCAAGGCGCTCAGATGGCTGCTGGCGCTCACCGTGCTGATAGGCACGTTGACGACGGCGGGCGCGGCCACCGCCGCCGAGCCCGAGGCCACCGCCACCACGGACATCAAGGAACAGCTGCTCTCCATACCGGGGATGAGCCTGATCCAGGAGAAGCCGTACACCGGCTACCGCTACTTCGTCCTCAACTACACCCAGCCGGTCGACCACCGGCACCCCTCCAAGGGCACCTTCCAGCAGCGGATCACCGTGCTGCACAAGGACGTCGCCCGCCCGACGGTCTTCTTCACCAGCGGCTACAACGTCTCCACGACGCCCCGCCGCAGCGAGCCGACCCAGATCGTCGACGGCAACCAGGTCTCCCTGGAGTACCGCTTCTTCACCCCGTCCCGCCCCGACCCGGCGAACTGGTCCAAGCTGGACATCTGGCAGGCGGCCAGCGACCAGCACCGCGTCTTCAAGGCGCTCAAGAAGATCTACGCCAAGAACTGGATCTCCACCGGTGGCTCCAAGGGCGGCATGACCGCCACCTACTACGAGCGCTTCTACCCCCGTGACATGGACGGCGTCGTCGCCTACGTGGCCCCCAACGACGTGGTGAACCACGAGGACTCGGCCTACGACCGCTTCTTCGCCACCGTCGGCACCAAGGAGTGCCGCGACCGGCTGAACGGCGTGCAGCGCGAGGCGCTGGTGCGCCGCGAGCCGCTGGAGAAGAAGTACGCGGCCTACGCGCAGGAGAACGGCCTCACCTTCGAGACCATCGGCAGCCTGGACAAGGCCTACGAGGCCGTCGTCCTCGACTACGTCTGGGGCTTCTGGCAGTACAGCCTGCTCGAAGGCTGCGGCCAGATCCCGGCCGACGCGAAGACGGCCACCGACGACGAGATCTGGTCCTCCGTCGACACCATCGTCGGCTTCAGCGCCTACGCCGACCAGGGACTGGAGCCGTACACGCCGTACTACTACCAGGCCGGCACGCAGCTCGGCGCGCCGACGATCCACTTCCCGCACATCGAGAAGCAGTACATCCGCTACGGCTACCAGCCGCCGCGGAACTTCGTCCCGCGTGACATCCCGATGAGGTTCCAGCCGTCGGCGATGCGTGACGTGGACACCTGGGTCCGCCACAACGCCCGTCACATGCTCTACGTGTACGGCCAGAACGACCCGTGGGGCGCCGAGCCCTTCCGTGTCGACAAGGGCGCCAAGGACTCCTACGTCCTCACCGCCCCCGGCATGAACCACGGCGCCAACGTCGCCGGCCTCGACGCCGACGAGGAGGCCTTCGCCACCGCCCGCATCCTGGACTGGGCGGGCGTCTCCGACACCGCCGTGGAACAGGCCAAGCCGCTGGCGAAGTTCGACGCGAAGCTGGACAAGAGGAACGTGGAGCGCGAGTTCACCCTGCGCCCGTGA